Proteins encoded in a region of the Candidatus Bathyarchaeota archaeon genome:
- a CDS encoding DUF131 domain-containing protein, with the protein MAVSTFFFALGFALILIGFVIVTFSVMLSIMKGVRKGDRARVGGLIMIGPFPIVFGSDKETVKTIILLSIVLLILGIVLIILLRQYAI; encoded by the coding sequence ATGGCAGTTTCAACATTCTTCTTTGCTTTAGGCTTCGCGCTTATCCTTATAGGTTTTGTGATCGTTACATTTTCGGTTATGCTTTCCATCATGAAGGGTGTGCGGAAAGGTGATAGAGCGAGAGTTGGAGGTCTCATTATGATTGGTCCGTTTCCAATAGTTTTCGGCTCGGATAAGGAGACGGTGAAGACCATTATCCTACTCTCAATTGTTCTTTTGATTCTTGGAATCGTGTTGATAATTCTTCTCCGCCAATATGCGATCTAA
- a CDS encoding glycosyltransferase has product MKVDVLIPTKDPEKIRPRLLQTLKKASWVNNIVLETSKPLSIARAIGARKCSTEWIAMFDDDVEIPENWFEVVSKYIGPGIVAISTPSFDVNNIHMMAYKIVVDKIRPLHTRDTPFIDNTLIRRDILLNYYPPPVFYGEDEILYRFAKKRGRWVHPPPCGVKHFLMVKSNVEEGSIKWQLGLYPLRRFVRSRLAYFLIPILAIAYSHTLRTVVFFWRINIKILAGYMKARIGL; this is encoded by the coding sequence ATGAAAGTTGATGTGCTTATTCCGACAAAGGATCCTGAAAAGATCAGGCCAAGACTTCTTCAAACCTTAAAAAAGGCAAGTTGGGTGAACAATATTGTTTTGGAAACATCAAAGCCTCTTTCAATTGCGCGGGCCATTGGAGCGAGAAAGTGCTCAACAGAGTGGATCGCCATGTTCGATGATGACGTGGAAATACCGGAGAATTGGTTTGAAGTAGTATCCAAATACATAGGGCCTGGCATTGTAGCAATTTCCACACCCTCATTTGACGTAAACAACATTCATATGATGGCGTACAAGATTGTAGTAGATAAAATAAGACCGCTTCACACAAGAGATACACCATTTATAGACAATACCCTGATAAGAAGAGACATTCTTCTCAATTATTATCCTCCGCCTGTTTTCTATGGTGAGGATGAAATCCTATACCGCTTTGCTAAGAAAAGAGGAAGATGGGTTCATCCTCCTCCGTGTGGAGTTAAACATTTTCTCATGGTCAAGAGCAATGTTGAGGAGGGATCAATTAAATGGCAGCTTGGTCTTTATCCGCTTCGCAGATTCGTAAGAAGCAGGCTGGCCTACTTCCTCATTCCGATTTTAGCTATTGCATATTCTCATACACTAAGAACTGTTGTATTTTTTTGGAGAATAAATATCAAGATCTTAGCTGGCTATATGAAGGCGAGGATTGGATTATAG
- a CDS encoding OB-fold nucleic acid binding domain-containing protein, which yields MSIEEIICRIISSRPELTREEVINMIEEKIGRSKGFLTAEAAARLIAAEIGADHPRLEFEGDMPIGSLVSGLGDVTVSGRVIAVCPLQKFLKPDEAEGKFRQLLVADKSGEARVILWNENAELQDPVGLIGKIVRFTHGYVRIGLDGMLEINIASRGKIEVQPPSLCEKDFPPLAKFIKKISDISGDERMVNTIGLVGQIYPASAFKREDGSEGKVRRIELKDDEANIMLVLWNDKVEELAFIETGEYIQIMGARVKDSIGGRPELHADRSTDIIALKKKPQELLY from the coding sequence TTGAGCATAGAAGAGATTATCTGTAGGATCATCTCTTCACGTCCAGAATTGACACGTGAAGAAGTAATAAACATGATTGAGGAGAAGATTGGTAGGTCAAAGGGCTTTTTAACAGCTGAGGCTGCAGCTAGGCTAATTGCTGCGGAAATCGGCGCCGACCATCCAAGACTTGAGTTCGAGGGCGACATGCCCATCGGAAGCCTAGTCTCCGGATTAGGCGACGTCACAGTCTCCGGTAGAGTTATAGCAGTCTGTCCACTTCAAAAATTCTTGAAGCCTGATGAAGCAGAAGGAAAATTTAGGCAACTATTAGTTGCTGATAAATCAGGCGAAGCTAGGGTAATACTCTGGAATGAGAATGCAGAGCTGCAAGATCCGGTGGGACTGATAGGAAAGATCGTTAGGTTCACTCATGGCTACGTCAGAATAGGCTTGGACGGGATGCTAGAGATTAATATCGCCTCAAGAGGGAAAATCGAGGTTCAACCCCCTAGCTTATGCGAAAAAGACTTCCCGCCGCTAGCCAAATTCATCAAGAAAATAAGTGACATAAGTGGTGATGAGAGAATGGTGAACACCATTGGTCTAGTAGGTCAAATCTACCCAGCATCCGCATTCAAGCGTGAGGACGGCAGCGAAGGGAAGGTGAGAAGAATCGAACTTAAGGATGATGAGGCCAACATAATGCTCGTCCTCTGGAATGACAAAGTAGAAGAGCTAGCATTCATAGAGACTGGAGAATACATACAGATTATGGGCGCAAGGGTCAAAGACTCGATCGGCGGAAGACCAGAGCTTCACGCCGACAGATCCACAGACATAATAGCTCTAAAAAAGAAACCTCAAGAACTGCTTTACTAA
- the albA gene encoding DNA-binding protein Alba has protein sequence MVLIGQKPVMKYVVACLTSFNAGAERVIVKARGRAISRAVDTAELLRRAFMKDVDVERIEIGTEEMERPDRPKANVSTMEIVLVKK, from the coding sequence ATGGTGCTGATTGGGCAGAAGCCAGTGATGAAGTATGTGGTTGCCTGTTTGACTTCGTTTAACGCTGGGGCGGAGAGGGTTATCGTTAAGGCTAGGGGGAGGGCGATTAGCAGGGCTGTGGATACGGCTGAGCTTCTGCGTCGCGCCTTTATGAAGGATGTTGATGTGGAGAGGATCGAGATCGGTACTGAAGAGATGGAGAGGCCTGATCGACCTAAAGCGAATGTCTCGACGATGGAGATAGTGCTGGTGAAAAAATAA